The Schistocerca gregaria isolate iqSchGreg1 unplaced genomic scaffold, iqSchGreg1.2 ptg000728l, whole genome shotgun sequence genome window below encodes:
- the LOC126320565 gene encoding ras-like protein rasG has translation MSSLFKLVIVGDGGVGKSALTIQLTQNHFVREYDPTIENSYRRQVEIDGESCILDILDTAGQEEYSAMRDQHIRIGQGFLVVYSVDSHPSFEMITSCIEQILRVKDEERYPMIVLGNKCDLGNEREVSIQEGKDLASQLNVPFLETSAKACINVEEAFFELVREIRKYNASNSEVNNQKPKSRRGRCSIL, from the exons ATGAGCTCACTATTTAAACTAGTTATTGTGGGCGACGGTGGAGTAGGAAAGTCAGCCCTTACTATTCAG TTGACACAAAACCATTTTGTGCGTGAATACGATCCGACGATAGAAAACAGCTACCGAAGACAAG TGGAAATCGATGGCGAGAGTTGCATTCTAGATATTCTAGATACTGCTGGACAAGAGGAATACAGCGCTATGCGTGACCAACATATACGTATTGGTCAAGGCTTCTTGGTCGTGTACAGCGTCGACTCTCATCCATCTTTTGAAATGATAACCTCTTGCATAGAGCAGATTCTGCGAGTCAAAGATGAAGAGCGATATCCGATGATTGTTTTGGGAAATAAGTGTGACTTAGGAAATGAACGTGAGGTTTCTATTCAGGAAGGTAAAGATCTCGCTAGTCAGTTAAATGTACCCTTTCTAGAAACATCTGccaaggcatgcatcaatgtcgaAGAAGCCTTTTTCGAGCTTGTGCGAGAAATTAGAAAATACAATGCATCAAATAGCGAGGTAAATAATCAGAAGCCCAAATCACGCCGAGGCAGGTGTTCTATTTTATAG
- the LOC126320557 gene encoding uncharacterized protein LOC126320557, with amino-acid sequence MPPPGPHNYDMPESLDFKADNKLKSILSTVEKLKEFKKCTKDYLSSSQKLGSSIQAHAQLAKSWAESLQRISMLHSEDLGIALGKMSGQQLLLMEKLEETSKVIFEEIVEQIETSLDSISRETDSFLNELKENRNQLNSELKKMSSGLKKAARKGDQELKLAMKDYNSKREETDRFKSEYLKKIFLMERKKFGEVMKGVVLLMDKQADYSRLCLSFENESKQFKQLLNTLDELPDSQVEAIRIRTENSLTQLLSNSDSEETLFSQPPSGVPQPPSGVPQPPSGVPQPPSGVPQPPSGVPQPPSGVPQPPSGVPQPPSGVPQPPSGVPQPPSGVPQPPSGVPQPPSGVPQPPSGVPQPPSGVPQPPSGVPQPPSGVPQPPSGVPKAPSGVPQPPSGVPKAPSGVPQPPSGVPKVPSGVPKGPGGVPPPLSGAPKAPPSSAPSMSSSVPPMPSGVPKAPPPPR; translated from the exons ATGCCACCCCCAGGTCCCCATAACTATGATATGCCGGAAAGTCTGGACTTTAAGGCTGACAACAAGCTGAAGTCTATACTGAGTACAGTAGAG AAGTTGAAAGAGTTTAAGAAATGCACGAAGGATTATTTGTCCAGTAGTCAGAAGTTGGGCTCTTCAATACAAG CGCATGCTCAATTGGCGAAGTCGTGGGCCGAGAGCCTTCAGAGGATCTCAATGTTACATTCTGAAGATTTGG GTATTGCGCTGGGAAAGATGAGCGGTCAACAGTTGCTGTTGATGGAGAAGCTGGAGGAAACCAGCAAAGTTATTTTTGAGGAGATAGTAGAACAAATAGAGACGTCTTTGGATTCCATATCACGCGAGACAGAC TCTTTTTTGAACGAGCTGAAAGAGAACCGGAATCAACTGAACAGCGAGCTCAAGAAAATGAGCAGTGGTTTGAAAAAGGCCGCCAGAAAGGGTGATCAGGAGTTGAAATTGGCAATGAAAGATTATAACAGCAAACGCGAAGAGACAGATCGCTTCAAATCTGAGTATCTGAAAAAAATTTTCTTGATGGAAAGAAAAAAGTTTGGAGAAGTGATGAAAGGCGTCGTGTTGCTTATGGATAAGCAAGCAGATTATTCAAGACTCTGCCTGTCTTTCGAGAACGAATCAAAACAATTCAAACAGTTGTTGAATACGTTAGATGAGCTACCAGATAGTCAGGTCGAGGCTATAAGGATCAGAACTGAGAATAGTTTGACGCAACTTTTATCTAACTCTGATTCAGAAGAAACCTTATTTTCACAACCGCCGTCTGGTGTACCACAGCCACCGTCTGGTGTACCACAACCGCCGTCTGGTGTACCACAACCGCCGTCTGGTGTACCACAGCCACCGTCTGGTGTACCACAGCCACCGTCTGGTGTACCACAGCCACCGTCTGGTGTACCACAACCGCCGTCTGGTGTACCACAGCCACCGTCTGGTGTACCACAGCCACCGTCTGGTGTACCACAGCCACCGTCTGGTGTACCACAGCCACCGTCTGGTGTACCACAGCCACCGTCTGGTGTACCACAGCCACCGTCTGGTGTACCACAGCCACCGTCTGGTGTACCACAACCGCCGTCCGGTGTACCACAACCGCCGTCTGGCGTACCGAAGGCTCCAAGCGGCGTACCACAACCACCGTCTGGCGTACCGAAGGCTCCAAGCGGCGTACCACAACCACCGTCTGGCGTACCGAAGGTTCCAAGTGGTGTACCGAAGGGGCCAGGTGGTGTGCCGCCCCCCCTTTCCGGCGCTCCCAAAGCACCACCCTCTTCTGCACCGTCGATGTCCTCCTCTGTGCCTCCCATGCCTTCCGGTGTTCCCAAGGCGCCTCCCCCTCCGCGATAG
- the LOC126320556 gene encoding eukaryotic translation initiation factor 3 subunit B-like, protein MTQSAVKTQFDPERICDNYVVVDNVPIIDTEKKEKLKNSLKKRFSKYGEVLNIEIPFKEEGGSLGFCFIEYANPDQAEVAALKMDKQKFDSKHTFRVNKWSDYRKIDQLPDVYQPLTIQDLCIKDDCYSWLLDPANSDQFFTLYDNIAEIFVYQNGQKPISIMRRHDFTELFLEWSPGGIYLATLHSAGVSLWGGAKFDRLGRFEHQGVKAVQFSPKENFLCTISPKNPPEEFVFWDLCTGSKICSFPRIASKTFVNFKWSHDDKYVARLKDGQIHVYDSSTFKLLENAPIKAMTPIASFEWSPASNQLIFYVPESGSNPARLTLIRVPDFREVAQKNIFGVTNCTMHWQSHGEYLAVKVDIAKSKKRITNSFEIFRIKEKSIPIESMKFDDMALSFCWEPNGQRFAIIHSRENYQRPSVSFYTMEFNQIKLICTLEKRQVNALFWSPMGEIVVLANLPSGTLEFYNVASNESICQDLHHPNASHCEWNPTGCYFVTYSSSWEEKGETGWMMWSPTGKELHSEIRSGSLYQFRWRPRPPSLLTKKDEKYIQENWDKICEEFKKEDEAKRRMLEEINIQRRQELKSAFERMAAALHKEWVEQTPIRRELRDGYRSDDESVWYEVETTKEIVEEKFEYI, encoded by the exons ATGACACAGAGCGCAGTAAAGACTCAGTTCGATCCTGAAAGAATATGCGACAATTACGTTGTCGTCGACAACGTGCCCATCATCGACACCGAAAAAAAGGAGAAGCTCAAGAACTCGCTGAAGAAGCGCTTCTCCAAATATGGTGAGGTTCTGAACATCGAAATACCTTTCAAAGAAGAGGGTGGCAGCTTGGG ATTTTGTTTCATTGAGTATGCCAACCCGGACCAAGCCGAAGTAGCAGCTTTGAAAATGGATAAACAAAAATTCGATTCCAAACACACATTTCGAGTCAATAAATGGTCGGATTACCGAAAAATAGATCAACTTCCAGACGTATATCAGCCGCTCACTATTCAAGATTTGTGCATCAAG GACGACTGCTACTCTTGGCTCTTGGATCCAGCAAACAGCGACCAGTTTTTCACTCTTTATGACAATATCGCCGAAATTTTTGTGTATCAAAACGGACAAAAACCGATTTCGATAATGAGACGACAT GATTTTACAGAGCTCTTCTTGGAGTGGTCTCCTGGGGGCATTTACCTGGCGACTCTGCACTCGGCTGGCGTGTCGCTGTGGGGAGGCGCCAAATTTGACCGATTGGGGCGTTTCGAGCACCAGGGAGTAAAGGCCGTTCAGTTCAGTCCCAAGGAGAACTTTTTATGCACCATTAGTCCCAAGAATCCGCCAGAGGAGTTCGTGTTTTGGGATTTGTGCACCGGTTCAAAAATATGCAGTTTTCCGCGCATCGCTTCGAAGACGTTCGTTAATTTCAAATGGTCCCACGACGACAAATACGTGGCTCGTTTGAAAGACGGCCAGATTCACGTCTACGACAGCAGTAccttcaagctgctggaaaacgctCCGATCAAGGCGATGACGCCGATTGCGAGCTTTGAGTGGTCTCCGGCGAGCAACCAGCTAATTTTTTACGTGCCGGAGTCTGGGAGCAATCCCGCTCGTTTGACCCTCATTCGCGTTCCCGACTTCAGAGAAGTTGCGCAGAAGAACATATTTGGCGTGACCAACTGCACCATGCATTGGCAGTCCCATGGTGAGTATTTGGCCGTCAAGGTAGACATTGCCAAGTCTAAGAAAAGAATCACCAACTCATTTGAAATTTTCCGGATTAAGGAGAAATCTATACCGATTGAGTCAATGAAGTTCGACGACATGGCTCTGTCTTTTTGTTGGGAGCCGAATGGACAGCGTTTCGCCATCATTCACTCGCGCGAGAACTATCAGAGGCCGAGCGTTTCTTTTTACACGATGGAGTTCAACCAGATCAAGCTCATTTGCACGTTAGAGAAGCGACAGGTGAACGCGCTGTTCTGGTCTCCGATGGGAGAGATCGTCGTGCTTGCAAACCTGCCGAGCGGGACATTGGAGTTTTACAACGTGGCGAGCAACGAGTCGATTTGTCAGGATTTGCACCACCCGAACGCGTCGCATTGTGAGTGGAATCCCACTGGgtgttatttcgtgacatattcgtCGTCTTGGGAGGAAAAAGGAGAGACCGGCTGGATGATGTGGTCGCCGACTGGCAAGGAACTTCACTCAGAGATCAGATCCGGCAGTCTTTACCAGTTTCGCTGGCGTCCGAGACCTCCGTCGCTGCTGACTAAGAAGGACGAAAAGTACATTCAGGAAAACTGGGACAAGATTTGCGAAGAATTTAAGAAGGAGGACGAGGCCAAGCGTCGCATGCTCGAGGAGATTAACATACAGCGTCGACAGGAGTTGAAGTCGGCGTTCGAGAGGATGGCGGCCGCCTTGCATAAGGAATGGGTTGAGCAGACGCCCATACGTCGAGAGTTGCGCGATGGGTACCGCAGCGACGACGAGAGCGTCTGGTACGAGGTAGAAACCACGAAGGAGATTGTAGAAGAGAAGTTTGAATACATATAA